Proteins encoded together in one Thermodesulfobacteriota bacterium window:
- a CDS encoding OB-fold domain-containing protein, producing MAGIVSYGAYIPKYRIDRKLIYKAMGWLNPATFMKGEKAVVNYDEDSITMAVSSGVDCLNGIKRSLVDAMFLASTTLPYKERQSAQILSTAFNFQKEIRTADFTDTAKAGTTALLSALDAVTAQTCKNIMVCSSDCRTGKPGSPQEEIFGDGAASLLVGSKDVVADFIGSYSVSHDFIDHWRADDDKFDRQWEDRFIRDVGYKTFISEAISGVLGKYGVKVNELAKAAYPCLYAGDHRSIAKKLGLNPEQVQDPMLANVGYTGTSNPLMLLVAALETAKPGDKIAVASFGTGSDALLFGVTDKINDIRENIKGVKKYLNVKRELKSYEKMISFRNVLSLEKGIRGEKTPFTALSELWRSRDQILGLCGSKCQKCGTPQYPVQRVCVNPDCGAVNRMESYRFSDKKGELATYTGDNLAFSPNPPAIYGIVDFEGGGRFWFDLTDVELEEIHVGMEVEMSLRKKYIDDQFGIYGYFWKAVPII from the coding sequence ATGGCTGGAATCGTTTCTTATGGCGCTTATATCCCAAAGTACAGGATAGACCGTAAATTAATTTATAAGGCAATGGGATGGCTGAACCCGGCTACATTTATGAAGGGAGAAAAAGCTGTTGTCAATTATGATGAAGACAGTATTACAATGGCTGTGTCTTCAGGCGTTGACTGTTTGAATGGTATTAAACGCAGTCTGGTTGACGCCATGTTTTTAGCAAGTACTACTCTGCCGTATAAAGAGAGACAGAGCGCTCAGATCCTCTCAACCGCCTTTAATTTTCAGAAGGAAATTCGCACGGCTGATTTTACCGATACAGCTAAGGCTGGAACTACTGCCCTGCTCTCTGCACTTGATGCAGTAACAGCGCAGACATGCAAAAATATTATGGTCTGTTCCTCAGACTGCCGGACAGGAAAACCCGGCAGCCCTCAGGAGGAGATCTTTGGTGACGGCGCTGCATCGCTGCTTGTTGGCAGCAAAGATGTTGTTGCCGATTTTATTGGTTCCTATAGTGTTTCCCATGATTTTATAGATCATTGGAGAGCAGATGACGATAAGTTTGACCGACAGTGGGAAGACCGGTTCATTCGTGACGTCGGATACAAGACGTTTATTTCAGAAGCCATTTCCGGGGTGCTTGGTAAATACGGTGTTAAGGTTAACGAACTTGCAAAAGCGGCTTATCCCTGTCTTTACGCAGGAGATCATAGAAGTATTGCAAAAAAGCTGGGTCTTAATCCTGAACAGGTTCAGGACCCCATGCTGGCCAACGTGGGATACACAGGGACAAGCAATCCGCTTATGCTGTTGGTAGCAGCGCTTGAAACGGCAAAACCAGGTGACAAGATTGCAGTTGCAAGTTTTGGTACGGGAAGTGATGCGCTCCTGTTTGGAGTCACAGATAAAATCAATGATATCCGTGAAAACATAAAGGGTGTTAAAAAGTATCTTAATGTAAAAAGAGAACTGAAAAGCTATGAAAAAATGATCAGCTTTAGAAATGTGCTGTCTTTGGAAAAGGGCATTCGCGGGGAGAAAACTCCTTTTACAGCTCTATCTGAACTATGGCGCAGCCGGGATCAGATACTGGGATTATGCGGATCTAAATGTCAAAAATGCGGTACCCCACAATACCCTGTACAGAGGGTATGTGTTAACCCTGACTGCGGTGCTGTCAACCGGATGGAATCTTATCGCTTTTCGGATAAAAAAGGTGAACTTGCCACCTACACCGGAGACAACCTGGCATTTAGTCCCAATCCGCCTGCCATTTATGGAATTGTAGATTTTGAGGGAGGCGGCCGTTTCTGGTTTGATCTCACTGATGTTGAATTAGAGGAAATCCATGTGGGTATGGAAGTCGAAATGAGTCTTAGGAAAAAATATATAGACGATCAGTTCGGGATTTACGGATATTTTTGGAAAGCAGTTCCCATTATATAA